The sequence ATGACCCAAATGTACATATGAAACTAGTTTAGTATAGCCCAAGTACCAAATACCCAATTATGAATAACTGAAGTGAGGTTAGTCTAATACTTAATTTCATCCAAAGTCTTTCTCCAATTACCCAGTTTAGTCTAGCAAATACCCAATTACTCATATGTGTAACTGAAGTCTAATACCCAATTTCATCCAAAGTCTTTCTCCAATTACTCAAATGTTCAACTGAAGTGAAGCTAGTCTACCCACAAATACCCAATTTTATCTAAACAGTGCCACCAATTGAGAAAGAAATAGTTGAATGAATTTCAGTTATTTGGTCTCAGTTGATAGGACAACTTAATCTATTGACATGGTGGATGGCAGAGTGGTAGAAAGTGTGGGGGAAGGAGTAACAGATCTCAAGGAGGGAGACCATGTACTGCCTGTGTTTACAGGAGAGTGTGGCAAATGCAGGCACTGCAAATCAGAAGAGAGCAATCTGTGTGACTTTCTAAGGGTTAACCCGGACAGCGGAGTTATGATTAGTGATGGCAAGTCGAGGTTCTCCATCAGAGGACAACCCATTTATCACTTCACGGGGACATCCACATTCAGTGAATACACCGTTATACACGCTGGCTGTGTTGCCAAAATAAATCCTGCAGCTCCTCTTGACAAAGTCTGTATTCTAAGCTGTGGTGTCTCCACAGGTGCATTAACATTAGTAGTAAATTGATATCCCCAAGTTTTGTTCAATGTGTATTATATATGTAGTTACACTTTTGACTGAAATCAGGGATGGGTGCTACATTAAATGTGGCCAAACCAAGGAAGGGATCCACCGTAGCAATATTTGGTCTTGGAGGAGTTGGGCTTGCGGTAAGCATAACACATATTCGCACACTCTAATTACTCCTTGCTGTGTGAGTAAAATTCTGGTAAAAATTGTCTGAAGATTTTTAACTATGGATATTTGAAGTGTtccttttattttcagtaattgtCAACTGTGGGAGCTTCAAATCTCTTATTTTAGTGCTGTTTTTCTTCTTCTTAAGGCTGCTGAAGGAGCAAGAATTGCTGGGGCTTCCCGAATTATAGGCATTGATATAAATCCTGGAAGATTTGAGAAAGGTGTGTGAAGAATACTTCGATGCATTTTATATTTAACTATGTTGCACTTTCTGTTTTCACTCGTGTTTTTCTCATTGTTTGTCTTGCTTTCGTTTTTCAGCAAAGCAATTCGGAGTAACTGAATGTATAAACCCAAAAGATCACCAGAAACCTGTTGAACAGGTTTGTTAACCTTAATTGGTTATGTTGTTTTGATCACATACTTTGACCTGCTCGATCAATTTGCAGGGGATAGAAAAAGAAAGTGATAGTTTTTCCAGGAATCTATGCATATCAGCCTTCTTAATATCAGAATATAAAAATATGAGTGAATCTCTTTTTCTTTCACAGGTGATTGCTGAAAGAACTAATGGTGGTGTAGACTACAGTATCGAGTGCACTGGGAGTCAATCGATTCAAGCATTCGAATGTTGTCACGACGTATATCTTCTTCCCCTGTAGTAAATCAATGATGTTTCGATTACTGTTAAAAAAGATGAATATATTGCACAAACTAACTTGAAGGAAACTTTGTGTACTTTGTGTGCATTTAAGGGGTGGGGTGTGACAGTTTTAGTGGGAGTGCCTCGTTCCGATGCAGTATTCTCCACCAGTCCTGTGAGTTTCCTGAATGAAAAAACACTAAAAGGAACCCTTTTTGGGAACTATAAGCCCAAATCGGATCTTCCAGGTTTGGTGGAAAAATACTTGAACAAGGTGAGCATTACAGATTTCAGGTTTTCATTTTCTATGCATGTGTTTCAGGTAAAGATTTTTGTAAAGAATCGTGTGCTGTCAATCTCAAAGCTCATGAATCTTCTGTAAAAGGTAGCCAAACACTTTTCTATATATATCTCAAGTTCCTAGTGCCAAATTAGCTGTGGTGCTTGTTTTTTGTGCAGGAGATTGAATTGGAAAAGTTCATCACGCACGAAGTAGAATTTGCAGATATCAACAGGGCATTTGAGTTGATGATGGGAGGAGAGAGCCTGAGATGCATAATCAAGGTGAATGCTTAGAGAGTGGAGAAGTCTCTAGGATTTTGGAGGTTTTGGTTTACAAAAGATCGTTCAACTGGCAGAAAGATAAAGAGCGTCGATGTTCAAgtgttttggttttttttgttGTCGTTGTTTTGGTTGAATATATAGAACTTATGCTATCAGGGATTTAGAAATCTTGTTAGTATTATTTGTCTATAAATATTGTAAAGAAAATGTGGTTGCAAAGAACTGATTTTATGAGAGATTTAAAAACTTAGTGTCATGTgagttttaatatttatttgttcaTACAAAATTGTAAACAAAAATGTGTTCTTTGAGTTTTGGATTtggaataaaaattaattatttgaaattttacttaagttatattatttttttagttatatattatattaaattacattattattatattatatagggGGTTTTGGAGGTTTtggtttacaaaagataattgaacCATATGTCAAAAGTGTTTTGTTTTATTGTCATCGTTAGGATTTAAAAACTTGGTTAGTGTTATTTGTTTATAAATATTGTAAAGAAAATGTGCTTGCAAAGAATTATATCTTATCAAGAACTTAAAAACATAGTTATCATCATGTAAGTTTTAAAACTTATTTGTTCATAAATATTGTAAAATAAAATGCGTTCTTTGAATTTTGGGTTTGGAATAAAAATTATGGAAAATGTGTTCTTTGAGTTTTCGGTTTGAAATCAAAATTATATCTTTGATATttagttatattatattattttttaatttaaataatataaagtatCTCATTATTCATAGTAAAAAAAAAATgcactaaaaattaaataaaaaatgaattagaGATAATACTTATTGATTTAAACGATTGACATCAATTTTCTATATAAGATTAATGTATGGATTGATTTAATCTAAAAAACCGTGTCTTTCTTTCATAGCAAAAGTATAGAAAAAATAAGTGTAAAAAGAACCATAAGAAATAAGctaattttataaaaaatgaatTAGAGATAATACATATTGATTTAAACGATTGACATCAATTTTCTATATAAGATTAATGTATGGATTGATTTAATCTAAAAAACCGTGTCTTTCTTTCATAGCAAAAGTATAGAAAAAATAACGAGTGTAAAAAGAACCATAAGAAATAAGctaattttaaagtttgaaaatatgTGTGTCTTTCTTTCATAGCAAAAGTATAGAAAAAATAACGAGTGTAAAAAGAACCATaagaaataaactaattttaaagtttgaaaatatgTGTATAATTAAAGAAAAAGAATATAGAAAAAATAAATCTTGTTCGACGTTGCTAACTGAGATGCTGCTTGCTTTGTTGCTGGTCCTGGCTCAGATGCTGCTGGTGAAACTACAAACGTGTGGTGTTTCCCGTGGGATGGAGGCTCCCAAGAGGCTCCAGCCCATGAACCAAGGTCAACACCACCCTACCTACTTCCGGTCAGGAGTGTAAAAAGAACCATAAGAAATAAGctaattttaaagtttgaaaatatgTGTGTCTTTCTTTCATAGCAAAAGTATAgaaaaaataaactaattttaaagtttgaaaatatgTGTATAATTAAAGAAAAAGAATATAGGAATGACTACTTTTCAAATCTGATCTCTTGACCTACACAAACAAGAAACTTGAAAATAGATTCACAATCTTCAAATCTGATCTCTTGACCTACACAAACAAGAAACTTGAAAATAGATTCACAATCTTCAAATCTGATCTCTTGACCTACACAAACAAGAAACTTGAAAATAGATTCAATGTTGATTGTGAGCTAATATCTAACactaagaaaaaatattaaaataatccattttataaaatGTTCACTAACAAAAATGTGAAATAGAGTGGAGtatctaaaaatgccaacaatattgttTAAGGAATATCAAAAGTACTATTGTCAAAAATATTATATTGAATTGATTATTACAAGAAGCTTAGATATTTGTAAGCAACTCTCTAACAAATATAGATAAGCTAATTACATCTAAAAATAACACCACATAATAAAATGGAAACTCAAGGAAATGCAAAATGAAAACTCAAAGTGAAAGGCATCTAAGACATTCTAACATCATATTACAACCATTAACTTAGATGTACACTAATAAACTAAAAAGTATAAACCCTAAATTGGTGAATAGTAGTACGAATATAATTACCTATCAATACGGTGTGCAAAATAATCTCGAGGCTTAAAAAATTGTTATAGAACACACATTCACTTAGCCACAATCTCTTTCTTCATTCATGGGCCCTCTTTTCTTCTTTACTACTCTCAAGTTTACATTGACCTACAAATTTAATTCCATCTTTGACTTTTGTGGtgttgaaattaaaaaaatcataccTCCTAAGCTAGATGCTTATTTTTAAATGTGTACTATCTTTCAATTCAACGCAaaatttcttaatttctatttcatctttccttttttcttcttttcttatatatatatatatatatatatcgcgtCATAATTGTATCCTTCTACAATTTCACACTCAATTTTGCACTCACTTCGGTTGTTGTGTCGCATGTCCTTGATTCATACTTCATTAACATGTCCATATTTGGAAGCTTTGTACACTTTTTACTAACCTTGATTTAAACACAAAATGATAGGATTATGGCAATTAGCATCATATACCTCCTAAAGTATGGCATTTAGCACACTAATACAACCACTATGGGCCCCAAATTTAAAATCATAGCAATTAGGATTTCAAGAAGTGGGAAAGTTCTTCCTAATGCAAAGTGGCACCCAACTTAAATTCTAtacaagatgccctatgatgtgtcagaATATATACCAACACATGTAACTCCCTTTTATAGCTTatttatgtgtccaacacattttGATGTTTCCCATTTTAGGAGACCTAACTTTTGGATGCcctaaattttgttttgttttaggtgttttattgacaaaccatttgaagttTCAAGAAGATTGTGAAGTTCTCTACCAAGATATAACTAACTACACTATTTAGAATCACTTTAAGGCCCAAAAATACCTCTAAGgccttcaaaattgactttgaaaatttcaaattaaactttaaaaaatgGTCCAAACTTTAATAGCTTCAAATTTAGTCATGATATTGCAACAAAAATTACTAGCAGTCTTatttaaccaatccataaatttgGGGAAAAAAATGGACCAATCTATGCTCAAATGTAAAGTTGTGTTATAAAAAAGCAAGGTTGAggcaccattttcctaacaatttAAAGTTAAATAATTGTGTAGAGAAAACTGATGTATTGTTCCAGACCTTGAATAGGTGAACTCAATAGGTCTATGTTGATTTATACAACTAAATGACACCTTTTGATTGAATTTTGGAGGGAGTGATCTATAGATCATCTCGATCTAGAATATGTAGTTTAAGCTGGTGGAAGCACCTCCAGTTTTAAGGAACCTAGAATGGTTAATCAAAAATTTTAGCTCTAGATTTTAGTAAAAACATCTTCTCTGCATCTCATTTCTAGATCTATAGTTTTATGTTAGCTTTTGTATTTTGATCTACCTCTTTATGCCGAATCTTGACAATTTTGCATCATTTTACCTAGTTCGTGCATCTGCATACTAAACTATGTCAAATCAATCAAAAGAGAATAATAAATAATGCTCACTTCTCCTTGACGATTGAAGTTAAATATAATTGATTGTTCCCCTAGTGAAATGATACGAAAATGAGAAATGGTTCTTTGTTTGCACTTGTAGGCTAGATATCCCGTTTTCCAATATTTtagtatttaatatattattaaaaattattcAACGTTAGAAAATGAACTAAATTAGTTAATTATCAACATCACATTAAGCTAAATTTATAAGTGAACATGAAATAAATGTAAAATATGTAGTAGTATAATAGGGTAGAAAATAGTGTGGGAGACACCCTTATGTATATAGGGATTTATATAGATCTCCCTAATAAATTTTGAGTTTGTTAAGGATGGCATTAAGAAGGTTTTAACATCGTGGGTGCTGCCTATTTTCTAGTGGGAGATATTATACAGAGCTACGTTCTCTTGCAAGGGTTGGGCCCCCTATTATCAGGCGCACACCATATTCAGGCCCCGAGTTTCAAGAACTCTCATTACCCAAGTCTAAGTGGGACTCTTTCATCTAAAAATGGTGGGTTAAGATTTGAGATGTGCATGTAATTCTTGAGGGTCATTTGAACATAGCCACATGAGAAGACTAGGTCTCTTGGGCTAAGTTGCATGAGTTGGGATCAAGTCACATGTGTGGGCTTACATTAGGTGAGTTACATTGTGTGGTGAATGAAGGTGAGTTTCCTAAGTAAATCTTTCTAGAGAACCCATCTTGTAGTATTACTAGAGTGAGCTACCATGTCAATTCATTGGCTAATATAGCATAAGTCAAGCTAGAGTGGCACTAGATGTATATGACATGCTACAAAGGAGTTTTAAGTTGTCAAGGGGAGTGATAAAGGAATGAAAAATTTATTGAGTTGCATTAGGTAATATAGTGCAAAGGTAGGGTTTTATTAGGGTTTCAAGATGCATAGGCATGCAACCACAAATTTTAAGGTGAAGTGCTAAAGTGGTATCCATGGGACCCCGAGTTAGGGGTACACTAGGTGTAGTGAGGTTAAACATTGCAGTGAAAATTCATTGTGTAGAGAGTTAGAATTAGATGCAAATACAATCTAGGAGTTCATAGAAACGTGGAGTTGGATGCAAGTATGTCTAAGGGGTGAAGTCAAAGACTTGTGTCAAGATGTGTAGTTATGGGATGAGGTGATGGGGAGGTCATGATGATGTGCTGAGGAGGTTATGATGAGTCTTGTGTTCATAGTTCAAGTTGAAGTTTGGGGTGAATTATCGAGGTCACTTGTTGTGGTGAAGGGCTTAATAATCCACTCACACTATAAAAGTCTAGGAATTATACAAATAACTCTTATAGAGGGGTAGTGTTGGTTGAATGGTCATGGGCCAAGAGAGTTATCAAGGAACCCAAGAGCACAATAAACCATTGAATGTAAACCTAAGACTCCTTCCCCTCATGGATGATGAAGAGGCAGTCCTAGAATAATATCTTAGTAGGGAGCTTAGTGTCATCCATGGTTTATAGGAATGAAGAAGAGTAGCATTTCCTCCACTTCTAGGAGTTGTATTTCAAGGTAGCCATCAAGTCCATATCCTTTTTGAAGAGAAATAGTAGGTCTAGTATAGGGTGACACCATGTGAGTGTCATAGTTAGATTATATTATAGAAATCACAAAGTTGTGTGAGTTGAGTTGGGGATGGATATTGATCATTGGAGTTGATTGCTAAGCATcatgataaaaaattgaaaaattgggtgCTATGCTAGGTACACTTCTAGGTTGTCATGGATGTTGTAGAGAGAGCATGATTTAAAAAATATGATCCCAAAAATAGGGGCTCGACATGGTGTGGGAGTTAGAATCTAAGGAAATGCTCAAGAAAGGAAATGAGCCATGCAGTAAGCTTAGAAGGTAGAAATGTAGGAATTATAGTGAACAGTTGAAACTAGATCTGTTTTGAAGCTAGAAGTGAATATGAGAAACCAAGGAATTGGGTAGAAGATGGATAGGAACTCAATGAGAGTTATGATAGGCATATGCAAGGAGATGGCCAAGGGACTCACTTGGGGAGTTGAGTCAAGCTAGACATTAGAGTGAAAGTCCAATACTTAGGCTTTCCAAAGGGAATGTTATTGTTGGAGTGTTAACCATACCCCCAAGGGCATGCAATACAGTGG is a genomic window of Cryptomeria japonica chromosome 7, Sugi_1.0, whole genome shotgun sequence containing:
- the LOC131044771 gene encoding alcohol dehydrogenase 1 isoform X2, with protein sequence MASATAGQVITCKAAVAWAAGEPLKIEKVEVAPPQANEGQTPVFPRIFGHEAAGVVESVGEGVTDLKEGDHVLPVFTGECGKCRHCKSEESNLCDFLRVNPDSGVMISDGKSRFSIRGQPIYHFTGTSTFSEYTVIHAGCVAKINPAAPLDKVCILSCGVSTGMGATLNVAKPRKGSTVAIFGLGGVGLAAAEGARIAGASRIIGIDINPGRFEKAKQFGVTECINPKDHQKPVEQVIAERTNGGVDYSIECTGSQSIQAFECCHDGWGVTVLVGVPRSDAVFSTSPVSFLNEKTLKGTLFGNYKPKSDLPGLVEKYLNKEIELEKFITHEVEFADINRAFELMMGGESLRCIIKVNA
- the LOC131044771 gene encoding alcohol dehydrogenase isoform X1: MASATAGQVITCKAAVAWAAGEPLKIEKVEVAPPQANEVRIKIHYTSLCGSDFSFWLAKGQTPVFPRIFGHEAAGVVESVGEGVTDLKEGDHVLPVFTGECGKCRHCKSEESNLCDFLRVNPDSGVMISDGKSRFSIRGQPIYHFTGTSTFSEYTVIHAGCVAKINPAAPLDKVCILSCGVSTGMGATLNVAKPRKGSTVAIFGLGGVGLAAAEGARIAGASRIIGIDINPGRFEKAKQFGVTECINPKDHQKPVEQVIAERTNGGVDYSIECTGSQSIQAFECCHDGWGVTVLVGVPRSDAVFSTSPVSFLNEKTLKGTLFGNYKPKSDLPGLVEKYLNKEIELEKFITHEVEFADINRAFELMMGGESLRCIIKVNA